A genome region from Brassica oleracea var. oleracea cultivar TO1000 chromosome C2, BOL, whole genome shotgun sequence includes the following:
- the LOC106327447 gene encoding gibberellin-regulated protein 6, which translates to MAKLITYLLYITILFSFIFLTMSKETEYNPESYGAGSLKSYQCGGECTRRCSNTKYHKPCMFFCQKCCAKCLCVPPGTYGNKQVCPCYNNWKTQQGGPKCP; encoded by the exons ATGGCAAAACTCATAACTTACCTTCTCTATATCACCATTCTCTTCTCTTTCATCTTTCTCACTATGTCAAAAGAAACAGAGTACAATCCAGAAAGT TATGGAGCTGGAAGTCTCAAATCATACC AATGTGGAGGGGAATGCACGAGGAGGTGCAGCAACACCAAGTACCATAAGCCATGCATGTTTTTCTGCCAAAAGTGTTGTGCTAAATGTCTTTGTGTCCCTCCAGGCACTTACGGCAACAAACAAGTGTGTCCTTGTTACAACAACTGGAAGACTCAACAAGGTGGACCAAAATGTCCTTGA
- the LOC106327445 gene encoding LOW QUALITY PROTEIN: protein IQ-DOMAIN 31 (The sequence of the model RefSeq protein was modified relative to this genomic sequence to represent the inferred CDS: inserted 1 base in 1 codon), producing the protein MGKPAKWFKNVLLGKKSSKSSSNVSKGYYERVVSGNELVVVTAMVEVSDLPPSFANAAASNTTVHGSSGVSETQHVEPEEISDDETQLPDSKPSDAAPSDAERIQQEIAATLVQAAFRGYSARRAFWALKGIIRLQALIRGHLVRRQAVATLCCVMGIIKLQALARGKEIRNSHIGVQVQRKCRLQMLQENKVGNSTGAYLGIKKLTANAFALKLLASSPKVIPVHIPYDSSNPNSSSIWLENWSASCFWKPVPQPKKTMGRRVTDAEXSKPKKSASVKTSFEFGKHKRSFRKVSSQSVEPPAVEDPQVELEKVKRGLRKVHNPVVESSIQPQPVPHIEVEETKHETIEEPVKVFEVNKKQEVPEQPDEVEVHTPGPLETNEALDSSLVNQIGEAKDAREEKTTKPNNKESSAGKENQKSRRKGSATNKTEREESNGHHHHHQTSPSIPSYMQATKSAKAKLRLQGSPKSAEQDGNEKANVPRRHSLPSSGNGRITSTSSPRTTRLASSGDKTGNKKEKPLLSSAKTTPVERKR; encoded by the exons ATGGGCAAGCCTGCAAAGTGGTTTAAAAATGTACTACTTGGAAAGAAATCCTCCAAATCTAGCAGCAATGTTTCGAAAGGATATTATGAG AGAGTTGTGAGCGGGAACGAGCTAGTGGTGGTTACTGCAATGGTAGAAGTATCCGATCTCCCACCATCTTTTGCAAATGCTGCAGCGTCTAATACCACCGTTCATGGAAGCAGTGGTGTATCAGAGACGCAACATGTAGAACCTGAAGAGATCTCAGATGATGAAACACAGCTTCCAGATAGCAAACCATCAGATGCTGCACCATCTGATGCAGAGAGAATCCAACAAGAGATTGCAGCAACGTTGGTCCAGGCTGCGTTTAGAGGCTACTCG GCTCGGCGTGCCTTTTGGGCACTCAAAGGCATAATAAGGCTACAAGCACTTATCCGTGGTCACCTGGTTAGGAGGCAAGCTGTTGCAACTCTCTGCTGTGTCATGGGAATCATCAAGTTACAAGCGCTTGCTCGAGGAAAAGAGATCAGAAACTCTCACATTGGAGTTCAAGTTCAAAGGAAATGCAGACTCCAGATGCTTCAG GAGAACAAGGTTGGGAACTCTACAGGTGCTTACCTTGGAATCAAGAAACTAACAGCCAACGCTTTTGCTCTGAAG CTTCTTGCTTCATCGCCAAAAGTGATACCCGTACACATACCCTATGATTCATCCAATCCAAACTCAAGCTCTATCTGGTTAGAGAACTGGTCAGCCTCATGCTTCTGGAAACCAGTTCCTCAACCTAAGAAGACAATGGGGAGAAGAGTTACTGACGCTG ACTCCAAACCCAAGAAGAGTGCCTCAGTAAAGACATCTTTTGAGTTTGGTAAGCACAAACGCAGCTTCAGGAAAGTTTCAAGCCAGTCTGTAGAACCACCTGCTGTTGAAGATCCTCAGGTTGAGCTTGAAAAGGTTAAACGTGGCTTGAGGAAGGTGCATAATCCTGTCGTTGAGAGCTCTATCCAACCTCAACCAGTTCCTCATATAGAAGTTGAGGAGACAAAGCATGAAACCATAGAAGAACCTGTGAAAGTCTTTGAGGTAAACAAGAAGCAAGAAGTGCCTGAACAGCCTGATGAGGTGGAAGTACATACTCCTGGACCATTGGAAACCAATGAAGCACTAGATTCCTCACTGGTCAACCAAATTGGTGAAGCTAAAGATGCAAGGGAAGAGAAAACTACCAAACCAAACAATAAAGAGAGTTCAGCAGGGAAGGAGAACCAGAAGTCAAGGAGAAAGGGTTCAGCTACTAACAAGACCGAGCGTGAAGAGAGTAATGGGCATCATCATCATCATCAGACTAGTCCATCAATCCCAAGCTATATGCAAGCAACTAAATCGGCGAAAGCAAAGCTGAGGCTGCAAGGCTCACCAAAGTCTGCTGAGCAAGACGGGAATGAGAAAGCCAATGTTCCTAGGCGTCACTCTCTACCATCTTCAGGTAATGGTAGGATCACCTCTACTAGTTCTCCGAGAACAACGAGACTCGCTAGCTCAGGTGACAAAACCGGGAATAAGAAGGAGAAACCTCTTCTGTCATCTG CAAAGACAACTCCGGTAGAGCGCAAGAGGTGA
- the LOC106327446 gene encoding nuclear ribonuclease Z — MESETETKKKKHLVEIEGYPIDGLSIGGHETCIMFPSLRLAFDIGRCPHRAISQDFLFISHSHMDHIGGLPMYVATRGLYKMKPPTIIVPTSIKECVESLFEVHRKLDSSELKHNLVGLDIGEEFIIRKDLKVKAFKTYHVIHSQGYVVYSTKHKLKQEYVGLPSDEIKSLKDSGVEITNSITTPEVAFTGDTTSDFVLDENNADALKARVLVMESTFLDDSVSVEHARDYGHIHLSEIVKHAEKFENKAILLIHFSARYTVKEIEAAVSALPPPLKGRVYALTQGF, encoded by the exons ATGGAGAGTGAGACGGAGACGAAGAAGAAGAAGCATCTAGTGGAAATCGAAGGCTATCCAATCGACGGACTATCCATCGGAGGTCACGAGACTTGCATCATGTTCCCTTCGCTCCGTCTAGCTTTCGACATCGGCCGTTGCCCACATCGCGCAATCTCTCAAGACTTCCTCTTCATCTCCCACTCCCACATGGATCACATC GGTGGATTACCGATGTATGTTGCGACTAGAGGCTTGTACAAGATGAAGCCTCCAACGATTATAGTTCCCACATCGATTAAGGAATGTGTTGAGAGTTTGTTCGAGGTCCATAGGAAGCTAGATTCTTCAGAGCTGAAGCATAATCTTGTTGGCTTGGACATTG GGGAGGAGTTTATTATTAGGAAAGATCTCAAAGTGAAAGCCTTTAAGACATACCATGTCATTCATAGCCAG GGTTATGTAGTTTACTCAACTAAACATAAACTCAAGCAGGAGTACGTTGGCCTTCCTTCAGATGAGATTAAGAGCCTGAAGGATTCTGGGGTTGAG ATCACAAACAGCATTACAACTCCTGAAGTCGCTTTTACCGGAGATACAACTTCTGATTTTGTACTTGATGAAAATAATGCTGATGCTCTCAAGGCAAGGGTTCTCGTCATGGAG AGCACGTTTCTTGATGATTCAGTATCCGTAGAGCACGCTAGGGATTATGGACATATTCATTTATCCGAG ATAGTTAAGCATGCTGAAAAGTTTGAAAACAAAGCAATCCTGCTGATCCATTTTTCGGCTCGGTATACAGTGAAG GAAATCGAAGCTGCAGTTTCTGCATTGCCTCCACCTTTAAAAGGACGTGTGTATGCTTTAACACAAGGATTTTAA
- the LOC106322548 gene encoding isochorismate synthase 1, chloroplastic-like, with translation MASLQLSSHFLGTNTKKHSSMSISRTYSPVPCTRLFSRKFMSCSMSMNGCEGDFKTPLGTVETRTMAAVLSPTSATESLISAVSELKCQPPPFSSGVVRLEVPINQQIRAIDWLQAQNETHPRCFFSRRSDVGRPDLLLDLASEKDNNNGGSSDRDLVSVAGIGSAVFFRDLDPFSHDDWRSIRRFLSSTSPLIRAYGGMRFDPNGKISVEWKPFGAFYFAVPQVEFNEFEGSSMLAATLAWDDELSWTLDNAVESLQETMLQVSSIVMKLRKESLGVSVLSKNHVPTKGAYYPAVEKALEMINQKSSSLNKVVLARNSRVITDTDIDPIAWLAQLQSEGHDAYQFCLQPPGAPAFIGNTPERLFQRNQLGVCSEALAATRPRGASTARDKEIELDLLTSLKDDLEFSIVRENIKEKLNSICDKVVVKPQKTVRKLARVQHLYSQLAGRLRREDDEFDILAALHPTPAVCGLPAEEARLLIKEIESFDRGMYAGPIGFFGGQESEFAVGIRSALVEKGLGALIYAGTGIVAGSNPTSEWNELDLKISQFTKSIEYKSTSLQRIN, from the exons ATGGCCTCACTTCAACTCTCCTCTCACTTTCTTGGCACAAACACTAAGAAACACAGCTCCATGTCCATCTCTCGTACTTACTCTCCTGTCCCATGCACCAGATTATTCTCCCGCAAGTTTATGTCGTGTTCCATGTCTATGAATGGATGCGAAGGTGATTTCAAGACGCCACTTGGTACAGTTGAGACGAGGACTATGGCGGCAGTTTTATCTCCAACATCCGCCACTGAGAGTCTAATCTCCGCCGTCTCCGAGCTTAAGTGTCAACCTCCGCCATTTTCCTCCGGCGTCGTCCGCTTAGAG GTACCAATCAACCAGCAAATCAGAGCAATCGATTGGCTTCAAGCCCAGAACGAGACTCATCCTCGCTGCTTCTTCTCTCGCCGTAGCGACGTTGGTCGTCCTGATCTTCTTCTCGACTTAGCGAGCGAGAAGGATAACAATAACGGAGGCTCATCAGATCGTGATCTGGTCAGCGTTGCTGGTATCGGTTCAGCAGTGTTCTTCCGTGACCTTGACCCGTTCTCTCATGATGACTGGAGATCCATCAGAAG GTTTCTGTCGTCTACGTCACCTTTGATTCGTGCCTATGGTGGCATGAGGTTTGATCCTAACGGCAAGATCTCTGTGGAGTGGAAACCTTTTGGTGCATTCTACTTTGCAGTGCCTCAG GTTGAGTTTAATGAGTTTGAGGGAAGCTCAATGTTGGCTGCAACTCTTGCTTGGGACGATGAACTCTCTTGGACTTTGGATAATGCCGTTGAATCACTTCAAGAGACTATGCTCCAG GTTTCTTCTATTGTGATGAAGTTGCGGAAGGAATCTTTAGGAGTATCTGTTCTTAGCAAGAACCATGTTCCTACAAAAGGAGCGTATTACCCTGCCGTAGAGAAGGCTTTGGAGATGATAAATCAAAAGAGTTCATCCCTTAACAAG GTTGTGCTTGCTCGCAACAGCAGAGTGATAACAGATACCGACATTGATCCCATCGCATGGCTTGCACAGTTACAGAGTGAAGGGCATGATGCGTATCAGTTCTGTCTCCAGCCACCAGGTGCACCTGCTTTTATCGGAAACACG CCTGAGAGACTTTTCCAAAGGAATCAGTTAGGCGTCTGCAGTGAAGCTTTGGCTGCAACTAGGCCTCGAGGTGCTTCAACGGCTCGCGATAAGGAGATAGAGCTTGACTTACTAACCAG CCTGAAGGACGACCTTGAGTTCTCTATTGTACGAGAGAACATAAAAGAAAAGTTGAAC TCTATATGTGACAAGGTAGTTGTTAAGCCCCAAAAAACTGTGAGGAAGCTTGCAAGAGTGCAGCACTTGTATTCTCAATTGGCAGGGAGGCTTAGGAGGGAAGATGATGAG TTTGACATCTTGGCTGCTCTACATCCAACTCCAGCTGTTTGTGGGCTTCCAGCTGAAGAAGCCAGGCTTTTAATTAAGGAGATAG AGTCATTCGATAGAGGAATGTACGCGGGACCTATTGGCTTTTTTGGTGGCCAGGAGAGTGAGTTTGCAGTTGGGATCAGATCAGCTCTAGTCGAAAAG GGTCTTGGAGCATTGATCTACGCAGGGACAGGGATAGTAGCAGGAAGCAACCCAACCTCAGAGTGGAATGAGCTTGATCTAAAGATATCTCAG TTTACCAAGTCAATTGAATATAAGTCAACAAGTCTACAGAGGATTAATTGA
- the LOC106324769 gene encoding uncharacterized protein LOC106324769, whose amino-acid sequence MAVNAPISSPAAHPRTQFLSNPVLPRFRRSYSAVKSPAAFSVVSMAPQKKVNKYDAKWKKQWYGAGLFFEGSEEVNVDVFKNLEKRKVLSNVEKSGLLSKAEDLGVTLSSLEKLGVFSKAEELGLLSLLETLAGTSPAVLASAALPALTAAIVAVVLIPDDSTTLVVAQAVLGGAFALGAVVLLVGSVVLDGLQEAD is encoded by the exons ATGGCTGTCAACGCTCCGATATCGTCTCCTGCGGCTCACCCGCGAACACAGTTTCTCTCCAACCCCGTTCTCCCTCGCTTTCGCCGGTCATACTCCGCCGTTAAATCACCAGCAGCCTTCTCCGTCGTCTCAATGGCTCCCCAGAAAAAG GTGAACAAGTATGACGCCAAGTGGAAGAAACAATGGTACGGAGCGGGACTATTCTTCGAAGGGAGCGAAGAAGTAAACGTCGACGTTTTCAAGAATCTAGAGAAGCGAAAAGTACTAAGCAACGTTGAGAAATCTGGTCTTCTCTCAAAAGCAGAAGACTTGGGAGTCACGTTGTCATCTCTTGAGAAGCTTGGTGTCTTCTCCAAAGCCGAGGAGCTCGGTCTTCTCAGTCTCCTTGAAACTTTAGCTGGTACATCTCCTGCCGTCTTGGCCTCGGCTGCACTCCCGGCTCTCACGGCTGCTATTGTAGCTGTGGTTCTGATTCCTGATGACTCAACTACTCTGGTGGTTGCTCAAGCTGTTTTGGGCGGTGCTTTTGCTCTTGGAGCTGTTGTTTTGTTGGTTGGGTCTGTTGTTTTGGATGGACTTCAAGAAGCTGATTGA
- the LOC106322771 gene encoding boron transporter 4, translated as MEEERVGSSKRPFRGIIADLKGRALYYKHDWVAGLRSGFGILAPTTYVFFASALPVIAFGEQLSRDTDGVLSPVETLTSTALCGVIHSILGGQPLLILGVAEPTVLMYVYLYHFAKGRPELGKELFLAWAAWVCVWTALLLVVIAIFNVADIINRFTRIAGELFGMLIAVLFIQQTIKGMLSEFKMPDHDDSTLEKYQFQWLYTNGLLGLIFTFGLLYTALKSRKARSWRYGTGWYRNFIADYGVPLMVVVWTALSFSTPSTLPSGVPRRLSSPLPWDSASLGHWTVIKDMGKVPPAYIFAGFIPALMIAGLYFFDHSVVAQLAQQKEFNLKNPSAYHYDVLLLGFMVLVCGLLGLPPSNGVLPQSPMHTKSLAVLKRQLIRRKMVMTAKESMRKRASSSQVYENMQEVFIEMDKSPLVQTNSTHIMELQDLKDAVMKKTDEEGDSSEEGGFDPEKHLEAFLPVRVNEQRVSNLLQSLLVAGAVLAIPAIKLIPTSLLWGYFAYMAIDSLPGNQFFERTVLLFVPPSRRFKVLEGAHASFVEKVPYKSMAAFTMLQIFYFGLCYGVTWIPVAGIMFPVPFFLLIAIRQYLLPKLFKPAHLRELDASEYEEIPGTPRNPLELSFRSAGSMKDVLECDAEILDELTTSRGELRVRPASLTPDKGHQIYPNEIVEAGDGDMSTPRE; from the exons ATGGAGGAAGAAAGAGTGGGAAGTTCGAAGAGGCCATTTCGAGGTATCATAGCAGATCTCAAAGGAAGAGCCTTGTATTACAAGCATGACTGGGTCGCTGGTCTTCGTTCTGGTTTCGG GATTTTAGCACCGACGACATATGTTTTCTTCGCCTCTGCCCTTCCGGTTATTGCCTTTGGCGAACAACTCAGCCGTGACACAG ATGGAGTGTTAAGCCCAGTAGAAACGTTAACATCAACAGCGTTATGTGGAGTGATACACTCAATACTAGGAGGACAACCACTCTTGATACTTGGAGTTGCAGAACCAACTGTCTTAATGTACGTTTACTTGTACCACTTCGCTAAAGGAAGACCAGAACTAGGCAAAGAACTCTTCTTAGCTTGGGCTGCTTG GGTATGTGTGTGGACGGCTTTGTTACTGGTTGTAATAGCGATATTCAACGTAGCTGATATCATTAACCGATTCACAAGGATCGCTGGGGAGCTGTTTGGTATGTTGATCGCGGTTCTATTCATCCAACAAACCATAAAG GGAATGTTGAGCGAGTTTAAGATGCCAGACCATGATGACTCAACACTTGAAAAGTATCAGTTTCAATGGCTCTACACAAACGGACTTCTGGGCCTCATTTTCACCTTTGGCCTTCTCTACACAGCTTTGAAGAGCAGAAAAGCTAGGTCTTGGCGGTATGGAACAG GATGGTACAGAAACTTCATAGCAGACTATGGAGTTCCTCTGATGGTTGTGGTTTGGACAGCATTGTCTTTCAGTACGCCATCAACACTCCCCTCTGGTGTCCCGAGAAGACTCTCTAGTCCTCTTCCATGGGACTCTGCCTCTTTAGGACACTGGACTGTCATCAAG GACATGGGAAAAGTCCCCCCAGCCTATATTTTTGCGGGGTTTATACCGGCTTTAATGATCGCAGGGCTATACTTCTTTGACCACAGCGTTGTTGCCCAGCTCGCGCAGCAGAAGGAGTTCAACCTCAAGAACCCTTCTGCCTATCACTACGACGTCCTCTTGTTAGGTTTCATG GTTTTGGTATGCGGATTGCTCGGTCTGCCTCCTTCCAACGGAGTCCTCCCTCAGTCTCCTATGCATACCAAAAGCCTCGCTGTTCTCAAACGACAG TTAATACGGAGGAAGATGGTGATGACAGCTAAAGAAAGCATGAGAAAGAGAGCAAGTTCCTCCCAAGTGTACGAGAACATGCAAGAAGTCTTCATAGAGATGGACAAAAGCCCACTT GTTCAGACAAACTCAACACACATAATGGAGCTGCAAGATTTGAAAGACGCAGTGATGAAGAAAACTGACGAGGAAGGAGATAGCAGTGAGGAGGGTGGTTTCGATCCAGAGAAGCACCTTGAAGCTTTCTTGCCTGTTAGAGTCAACGAGCAGAGAGTGAGCAACCTGTTACAGTCACTGCTAGTGGCAGGTGCTGTGTTGGCTATACCAGCCATTAAGCTCATACCAACTTCTCTCCTCTGGGGATACTTCGCTTACATGGCCATCGACAGCCTCCCAGGGAATCAGTTCTTTGAACGAACAGTGCTTCTCTTCGTCCCACCAAGCCGGAGATTCAA GGTCTTGGAGGGAGCACACGCTTCGTTCGTGGAGAAAGTTCCTTACAAGTCAATGGCTGCGTTCACAATGTTGCAGATATTCTACTTTGGTCTGTGCTACGGAGTGACATGGATTCCGGTGGCCGGAATCATGTTTCCGGTACCTTTCTTCCTCTTAATAGCCATCAGACAGTACCTTCTCCCGAAGCTCTTTAAACCGGCGCATCTACGAGAACTCGATGCCTCTGAGTACGAGGAGATCCCCGGAACTCCTAGAAACCCGCTCGAGCTGTCTTTTCGG TCGGCTGGCTCGATGAAAGACGTCCTAGAGTGTGACGCTGAGATCTTAGACGAGTTAACTACGAGCAGAGGGGAACTTAGAGTCCGTCCAGCTAGTCTTACTCCAGACAAAGGCCACCAG ATTTACCCCAACGAGATAGTAGAAGCAGGAGATGGGGACATGAGTACTCCAAGAGAGTGA